From Granulicella sp. WH15, the proteins below share one genomic window:
- a CDS encoding HAD family phosphatase, with the protein MATPTPLPIEAVLFDYGMVLSGPPDPAAWTQMQAITGFDEATLDHAYWAPRHAYDRGDLTGQQYWQTVGQAGGTTLSPEQLTALIDADTALWTRTNDPMIAWADRLQRAGIRTGILSNLGDAMTLGVVGKFAWIEAFHHRLWSHTLKLAKPEAAIYHHAITGLGVTPEHILFIDDRENNVEAGRAAGMQVIRYLDHAAFEQELIERGWGHLWMPEPRP; encoded by the coding sequence ATGGCTACCCCAACCCCGCTCCCCATTGAGGCCGTTCTCTTCGACTACGGCATGGTCCTCTCCGGCCCGCCTGACCCCGCTGCCTGGACACAGATGCAAGCCATCACCGGCTTCGACGAGGCAACGCTCGACCACGCCTACTGGGCACCCCGCCACGCCTACGACCGTGGCGACCTGACCGGCCAGCAGTACTGGCAGACTGTCGGACAAGCTGGCGGCACAACCCTATCCCCTGAACAGCTCACCGCGCTCATCGACGCGGACACCGCTCTCTGGACCAGAACCAACGATCCCATGATCGCCTGGGCCGACCGCCTCCAGCGCGCGGGCATCCGCACCGGCATCCTCTCCAACCTGGGCGATGCCATGACCCTCGGCGTGGTCGGCAAGTTTGCCTGGATTGAAGCCTTCCACCATCGCCTCTGGTCGCATACGCTCAAGCTGGCCAAGCCCGAAGCCGCCATCTACCACCACGCCATCACGGGCCTCGGCGTCACCCCGGAGCACATCCTCTTCATCGACGACCGCGAGAACAACGTCGAGGCCGGACGAGCCGCCGGGATGCAGGTCATCCGCTACCTCGATCACGCCGCGTTCGAGCAGGAGCTGATCGAACGCGGCTGGGGACACCTCTGGATGCCGGAGCCGCGCCCCTAG
- a CDS encoding MBL fold metallo-hydrolase, with product MIHEILPVGPLQCNCSILGDETSLEAIVVDPGSDIPRILAVLARHHLTVKQIVVTHAHIDHIAGAAELKRITGAPVLYNQNDLPLLAMMDVQASWVGMATPEVHVPDLDLTDGMKVAVTGLTATVHHTPGHTQGSLCLHLPDQNLLLAGDTLFAGSIGRTDLPGGNFETLIRSIHDHLLPMPEETIVIPGHGRATTIGREIESNPYLQSK from the coding sequence ATGATCCATGAGATCCTCCCCGTCGGCCCGCTCCAGTGCAACTGCTCCATCCTCGGCGACGAGACCTCCCTCGAAGCCATCGTCGTCGATCCCGGCTCCGACATCCCCCGCATCCTCGCGGTCCTCGCCCGCCACCACCTCACGGTCAAGCAGATCGTCGTCACCCACGCCCATATCGACCACATCGCCGGAGCCGCCGAGCTAAAACGCATCACCGGCGCGCCCGTCCTCTACAACCAGAACGACCTCCCGCTGCTGGCCATGATGGACGTGCAGGCGAGCTGGGTCGGCATGGCCACCCCAGAGGTCCACGTGCCCGACCTCGACCTCACCGACGGCATGAAGGTTGCGGTCACCGGCCTCACCGCCACCGTACACCACACTCCCGGCCACACCCAGGGCAGCCTCTGCCTTCACCTGCCGGACCAGAACCTGCTCCTGGCTGGAGACACCCTCTTCGCCGGAAGCATCGGCCGCACCGACCTCCCCGGCGGCAACTTCGAGACCCTCATCCGCTCCATTCACGACCACCTGCTTCCCATGCCTGAGGAGACCATCGTCATCCCTGGCCACGGTCGCGCCACCACTATCGGAAGAGAAATCGAAAGCAATCCATACCTTCAATCGAAATAG
- a CDS encoding M20/M25/M40 family metallo-hydrolase, translating into MAIDAIELTRRLVNIPSTTYHEGACGEFLCEFLAGEGWEIERMPVPKPAAGTPGADGGSERFNVYASMPGVTPEVVFSTHFDTVPPYFGCTEDEEFLYGRGTCDAKGILAAQVAAAEQLRAAGVKVGLLFVVGEERDSAGAKVANENPRGSRFLINGEPTDNRLALATKGALRVEMRAHGRMAHSAYPELGESAIDKLVESLSDVLKLKLPVVDEIGETTVNIGLISGGRAPNVISDAAEAHLLVRTVGPSEDVKDAIENVVAGRCQVDYSLDLNFVQMRRVGNLPTMVAKFATDIPSLTSWGEPFLLGPGSIHVAHTNGEKIAKTELLECVRLYVELAHGLVG; encoded by the coding sequence ATGGCGATTGATGCGATTGAACTGACGCGGCGGCTGGTGAATATTCCGTCGACGACCTACCACGAGGGTGCCTGCGGGGAGTTTTTGTGCGAGTTTCTGGCTGGTGAGGGCTGGGAGATTGAGCGGATGCCGGTGCCGAAACCCGCTGCAGGTACGCCCGGTGCGGATGGTGGGTCGGAACGCTTCAACGTCTATGCGAGTATGCCCGGCGTGACGCCGGAGGTGGTCTTCTCGACTCACTTCGATACGGTGCCGCCGTACTTTGGCTGCACGGAGGATGAGGAGTTTCTCTACGGGCGCGGGACCTGCGATGCCAAGGGGATTCTGGCGGCGCAGGTGGCGGCAGCCGAGCAACTGCGGGCGGCGGGCGTCAAGGTGGGGCTGCTCTTCGTTGTGGGCGAGGAGCGGGACTCGGCTGGAGCGAAGGTGGCGAACGAGAACCCGCGTGGGTCTCGCTTTCTCATCAACGGCGAGCCTACCGACAACCGGCTGGCGCTGGCGACCAAGGGTGCGCTGCGTGTGGAGATGCGGGCGCATGGGCGGATGGCGCACTCGGCCTATCCCGAGCTGGGCGAGTCGGCCATCGACAAGCTGGTGGAGTCGCTGAGCGATGTGCTGAAGCTGAAGCTGCCGGTCGTCGATGAGATCGGCGAGACGACGGTGAATATTGGGTTGATCTCCGGCGGGCGGGCTCCGAATGTAATCTCAGACGCTGCTGAGGCTCATCTGCTGGTGCGGACGGTGGGGCCGTCCGAGGACGTGAAGGATGCGATTGAGAACGTAGTGGCTGGGCGTTGCCAGGTGGACTACTCGCTCGACCTGAACTTCGTTCAGATGCGGCGCGTGGGCAACCTGCCGACGATGGTGGCGAAGTTCGCCACGGATATCCCCTCGCTGACCTCTTGGGGAGAACCGTTTCTGCTGGGGCCGGGGTCGATCCATGTGGCCCACACCAATGGCGAGAAGATAGCCAAGACGGAGCTGCTGGAGTGCGTGCGGCTGTACGTGGAGTTGGCGCATGGGCTGGTCGGGTAA
- a CDS encoding YceI family protein, with protein MRLATLCLLVFAALTPLSHAQQVPVFAATPEESAIRFYVKASVALTGKFDKWDTTLRFSSPDVTSGVLDIKIDAATVNTGSGMKDSKLKSSDFFDVKQNPTITFRSTKVTQTGPVSFDVLGDFSIRGVSKPETLKLTISGKGTGAGTIKGIMAFDRKDYGMTKGIPFVKIADRVEVEVDLKVKQIGGPSLVYKQ; from the coding sequence ATGCGACTCGCTACTCTCTGCCTGTTGGTCTTTGCCGCACTGACACCCCTGAGCCATGCGCAGCAGGTTCCTGTCTTCGCGGCTACGCCGGAGGAGAGTGCCATCAGATTTTATGTGAAGGCCTCGGTGGCGCTGACAGGCAAGTTCGACAAATGGGACACGACTCTGAGGTTCAGTTCTCCCGATGTCACAAGTGGGGTTCTGGATATCAAGATCGACGCGGCTACGGTGAATACCGGAAGCGGCATGAAGGACAGCAAGCTGAAGAGCAGCGACTTCTTTGACGTGAAACAGAATCCGACGATCACCTTTCGGTCTACCAAGGTTACGCAGACCGGCCCCGTGAGCTTTGATGTGCTGGGTGATTTTTCGATACGCGGGGTCTCGAAACCGGAGACGCTGAAGCTGACAATCAGCGGCAAAGGTACCGGCGCAGGTACGATCAAGGGCATCATGGCCTTCGATCGCAAGGACTATGGAATGACGAAGGGAATCCCCTTCGTGAAGATCGCCGACCGCGTCGAGGTAGAGGTCGATCTGAAGGTGAAGCAGATCGGCGGACCGTCGCTGGTCTACAAACAGTAA
- the secG gene encoding preprotein translocase subunit SecG, translated as MTALLYLTVVLHVIISLFLIGVVLLQQGKSADLAGAFGGQGSQTAFGPRGAANLLTKMTTYAAICFMVTSIGLTILMARTHSVSGSVLSDTKTVETTPKK; from the coding sequence ATGACCGCTCTGCTTTACCTGACCGTCGTGCTTCACGTCATCATCAGCCTCTTCCTCATCGGTGTAGTGCTGCTCCAGCAGGGCAAGTCGGCCGATCTCGCCGGAGCCTTCGGCGGACAGGGTTCACAGACTGCCTTCGGCCCTCGCGGCGCTGCCAACCTGCTCACCAAGATGACGACCTACGCGGCCATCTGCTTCATGGTGACCTCCATCGGCCTCACCATCCTGATGGCTCGCACCCACTCGGTCAGCGGCTCGGTCCTGTCGGACACCAAGACCGTCGAGACGACGCCCAAGAAGTAA
- a CDS encoding YdcF family protein has protein sequence MGWSGKAGAGVAALAITVFTSYVTVPTRNTDAGHFDTLIVLGWPANDDGSPAPEQRERVLEAVRELRAGRAGHMIVTGGAAHNHWVEAEVMAKLAKAEGVPDEEIVVEGQAQNTIQNVFYSDRIMAQRGWKSAEVISSGSHLPRASLILARYRFAWSTHAALWPREYGAGVVAAHYVYEALATTRMRWFGFPKSEFLPERH, from the coding sequence ATGGGCTGGTCGGGTAAGGCTGGGGCCGGTGTTGCGGCCCTGGCGATCACTGTGTTTACCAGCTATGTGACCGTGCCCACACGCAATACGGATGCGGGGCACTTCGATACGCTGATCGTGCTGGGCTGGCCCGCGAACGACGATGGCTCGCCTGCGCCGGAACAGCGGGAGCGGGTGCTGGAGGCTGTTCGGGAGCTGCGGGCGGGTCGGGCTGGACACATGATCGTGACCGGAGGTGCAGCGCATAACCATTGGGTCGAGGCCGAGGTGATGGCGAAGTTGGCCAAAGCTGAGGGCGTGCCAGATGAAGAGATCGTGGTCGAGGGACAGGCTCAGAATACGATCCAAAATGTTTTTTATAGCGACCGGATTATGGCGCAGCGAGGGTGGAAGAGCGCCGAAGTGATTAGCTCGGGGAGTCATCTGCCGCGGGCTAGTTTGATTCTGGCGCGGTATCGGTTTGCGTGGAGCACCCACGCCGCGTTGTGGCCTAGAGAGTATGGGGCTGGGGTGGTCGCCGCGCACTACGTGTATGAGGCTCTGGCGACCACGAGGATGCGGTGGTTTGGGTTTCCGAAGTCGGAGTTCCTGCCGGAGAGGCATTAG
- a CDS encoding pyridoxal phosphate-dependent aminotransferase: protein MADKTSRFSTRTGWDIGESSLAAAIRQAKAAGRELVDLTVSNPTVCGFEYGSVLDALADPKAMVYDPDARGIRSAREAVAAYYADHGAEVDPDEVILTTSTSEAYGYLLRVLCNAGDEVLAAQPSYPLFDYLADLEDVTLRAYPLFYDFGWWIDFAELERRITPRTRAILLVHPNNPTGHTTGRVERERLEAICLRHGLALVVDEVFLDYGLEAPVESFARGPHPVLTFVVSGLSKICGLPQMKVAWMAGFGPEAERRQALGRLEIVADTFLSMNAPMQHALPIWLAERGGIQRQILGRVRENLAIVRRSGIEVLAMEAGWSAILRTPSALSAESLISGPGVSVHPGSFYGIGERNRMVISLLGRRDVLMRGLELLRQECESN, encoded by the coding sequence TTGGCAGATAAGACGAGCAGATTTTCGACGCGAACGGGATGGGATATCGGCGAAAGCTCGCTGGCGGCGGCGATCCGGCAGGCGAAGGCCGCGGGGCGGGAGCTGGTGGATCTGACCGTGTCGAACCCTACGGTTTGTGGGTTTGAGTATGGTTCTGTGCTGGATGCGCTGGCGGACCCGAAGGCTATGGTCTATGACCCGGATGCGCGGGGGATTCGGAGCGCGCGGGAGGCCGTGGCAGCGTATTACGCGGATCATGGGGCGGAGGTCGATCCCGATGAGGTAATCCTGACGACGAGCACCAGTGAGGCGTATGGGTATCTGCTGCGGGTGCTCTGCAATGCCGGGGATGAGGTGCTGGCGGCGCAGCCGAGCTATCCACTCTTCGACTACCTTGCGGATTTGGAAGATGTGACGCTGCGGGCTTATCCGTTGTTCTATGACTTTGGTTGGTGGATTGATTTCGCGGAGCTGGAGCGGAGGATTACGCCGCGGACTCGGGCTATTCTGCTGGTGCATCCCAACAACCCGACCGGGCACACCACAGGCAGGGTTGAGCGGGAGAGGCTGGAGGCGATTTGTCTGCGGCATGGGCTGGCACTGGTGGTCGATGAGGTCTTTCTCGACTACGGGCTGGAGGCTCCGGTGGAGAGCTTCGCGCGGGGGCCTCACCCGGTCCTGACCTTCGTGGTGAGCGGGCTGAGCAAGATCTGCGGGCTGCCGCAGATGAAGGTGGCGTGGATGGCCGGGTTTGGCCCCGAGGCGGAGCGACGGCAGGCTCTGGGGAGGCTCGAGATCGTTGCTGATACGTTTCTTTCGATGAACGCGCCAATGCAACACGCGCTGCCGATCTGGCTGGCGGAGCGCGGGGGGATTCAGCGGCAGATTTTGGGGCGCGTAAGAGAGAATCTGGCGATAGTGCGGAGGAGCGGAATCGAGGTGCTGGCGATGGAGGCGGGGTGGAGTGCGATTCTGCGGACGCCGAGCGCGCTGTCGGCTGAAAGCCTTATCTCGGGGCCGGGGGTAAGCGTACATCCGGGGTCGTTTTATGGGATTGGCGAACGGAACCGAATGGTCATCAGTCTGCTGGGGAGGCGAGATGTGCTGATGCGTGGGCTGGAGCTGCTGCGGCAGGAGTGCGAATCTAACTAG
- the dnaE gene encoding DNA polymerase III subunit alpha encodes MAEFTHLHLHTDYSLLDGACDVDKLVAHVDKIGQKSVAMTDHGNIFGAVHFFDAAKKKGIKPILGCELYICQAEDHRAKGDGDKYNHLLVLAENQEGYRNLVRLTSEAALHGFYRKPRVSKNFLAKHVEGLIGFSGCLAGEVSQHLMADDYEKAKQVAGGFQDMFGRGNFFLEVQDHKLAPDKAVIDYMFRMEKDLDIPLIATNDSHYIEDQDSRAHEVLLCVQTAGSMNDPKRFKFDTQEFYIKTAEEMARMFPDNPEVLTRTMQFPERCELKLNKVDNPFPDFPVPEGETLYTYFEQVCREGLKKRLETTVAHLRSRGLLRKSIDDYHARLDREIDCIKSMKFPGYFMIVWDFIRYAKEQNIPVGPGRGSAAGSLVAYCMEITDVDPLQNELLFERFLNPERISMPDIDIDFCMNRRGEVIEYVQRKYGKDQVAQIITFNTMAAKAAIKDVGRALDMPYGEVDRIAKMIPPTIGITIDQALKDPGPLSQAYESDPKIQELIDTARRLEGLVRGAGVHAAGVVIAPAPLTELVPVTRAKSEEIVTSYDMKAVEKMGLLKMDFLGLTTLTVIDDALKLIVATRGEKVDLPTIPLDDAKTYEQVFHRALTSGVFQFESGGMRDVLRRYKPNTVEDLTALNALYRPGPIQGGMIDDFIERKWGRRPVEYTFPELEIILKETLGVIVYQEQVMQISSAIGGYSLGGADLLRRAMGKKDPAEMAKQRDIFMAGAATAKFDKNRAGQLFDLMEQFAGYGFNKSHSAAYALLAYHTAYLKTHYTVEFMAALLTSETSKPENVVKYISECREINIAVVPPDVQVSLASFTPAEGAIRFGLAAIKNVGHNAIVSIIEARTALQAEGKAGFASLWEFCEKVDLRLLNKRVLESLIKAGAMDSFGPRAAVMAALDKAMEQAQKAQKDAAAGQHGLFGIFDAPGDAGPAEELPKVPEWDEHTRLQNEKEVLGFFVSGHPMDKYREKLRNMKVLDTATAIEMKPEPQVFRRGRSEEPQNEIQIAGVITGLKVAKSKRSGELYAQAVLEDTVGKIELIAFPQSYEKLAEKLKIDVPVVVRGSLRGEEDSAPKLAIAGIQALEDIKLKLPEALRIRVPLHSPDTTLLARLARLFEDSPGGGKLLLDFEEPGEFCAVLEPTKVMVAADRLFIDRVEEIVGRGSVRVIN; translated from the coding sequence ATGGCTGAGTTCACGCACCTGCACTTGCATACGGATTATTCGCTCCTGGATGGAGCCTGCGACGTCGATAAGCTGGTGGCGCACGTCGATAAGATTGGGCAGAAGTCGGTCGCCATGACCGATCACGGAAATATCTTCGGGGCCGTGCACTTCTTCGACGCGGCCAAGAAGAAGGGGATCAAGCCGATCCTGGGCTGTGAGCTGTATATCTGCCAGGCCGAGGACCATCGGGCCAAGGGCGATGGAGACAAGTACAACCACCTGCTGGTGCTGGCCGAGAACCAGGAAGGCTATCGCAACCTTGTCCGGCTGACTAGCGAGGCCGCGCTGCACGGGTTCTATCGCAAGCCGCGCGTGAGCAAGAACTTTCTGGCTAAGCACGTCGAGGGGTTGATCGGGTTCTCGGGGTGCCTCGCGGGAGAGGTCTCGCAGCACCTGATGGCGGACGACTACGAGAAGGCCAAGCAGGTGGCGGGCGGGTTTCAGGATATGTTCGGACGGGGGAACTTCTTTCTGGAGGTGCAGGACCACAAGCTGGCTCCAGACAAGGCCGTCATCGACTACATGTTCCGGATGGAAAAGGATCTGGACATTCCGCTGATCGCGACCAACGACTCGCACTACATCGAGGACCAGGACAGCCGCGCGCACGAGGTGCTGTTATGCGTGCAGACCGCCGGGTCGATGAACGATCCGAAGCGGTTCAAGTTCGACACGCAGGAGTTCTACATCAAGACCGCCGAGGAGATGGCGAGGATGTTTCCGGACAACCCGGAGGTCTTGACCCGGACGATGCAGTTCCCGGAGCGGTGCGAGCTGAAGCTGAACAAGGTCGACAATCCGTTCCCGGACTTTCCGGTGCCGGAGGGGGAGACGCTCTACACCTACTTCGAGCAAGTGTGCCGAGAGGGGCTGAAGAAGCGGCTGGAGACGACGGTGGCGCACCTGCGCAGCCGGGGACTGCTGCGTAAGAGCATCGACGACTACCATGCGCGGCTGGATCGCGAGATTGACTGCATCAAGAGCATGAAGTTCCCCGGCTACTTCATGATCGTGTGGGACTTTATCCGGTATGCAAAGGAGCAGAACATTCCCGTAGGGCCGGGTAGAGGCTCGGCTGCGGGATCGCTGGTGGCGTACTGCATGGAGATCACCGACGTCGATCCGCTGCAGAACGAGCTGCTCTTCGAGCGCTTTCTGAACCCGGAGCGTATCTCGATGCCGGATATCGATATCGACTTCTGCATGAACCGGCGCGGAGAGGTGATCGAGTACGTTCAGCGCAAGTACGGCAAGGATCAGGTCGCGCAGATCATCACGTTCAATACGATGGCGGCGAAGGCTGCGATCAAGGACGTGGGCCGGGCACTCGATATGCCGTACGGCGAGGTGGACCGGATCGCGAAGATGATTCCGCCGACCATCGGGATCACGATTGACCAGGCGCTGAAGGACCCGGGGCCATTGTCGCAGGCGTATGAGTCGGACCCGAAGATTCAGGAGCTGATCGACACGGCGCGCAGGCTGGAAGGGCTGGTGCGCGGTGCGGGTGTGCACGCGGCTGGTGTGGTGATCGCGCCCGCTCCGCTGACGGAGTTGGTGCCGGTGACGCGGGCGAAGTCGGAAGAAATCGTGACCTCGTACGACATGAAGGCCGTCGAGAAGATGGGCCTGCTGAAGATGGACTTCCTCGGCCTGACGACGTTGACCGTCATCGACGATGCGCTGAAGCTGATCGTGGCCACGCGCGGGGAGAAGGTCGATCTGCCGACGATTCCTCTGGACGATGCGAAGACGTATGAGCAGGTCTTTCATCGGGCTCTGACGAGTGGTGTCTTTCAGTTTGAATCGGGTGGAATGCGCGACGTGCTGCGGCGGTATAAGCCGAACACCGTCGAGGACCTGACCGCTCTCAATGCGCTCTATCGGCCGGGGCCAATCCAGGGCGGCATGATCGACGACTTCATCGAGCGCAAGTGGGGACGCAGGCCGGTGGAGTACACCTTCCCCGAGCTGGAGATCATCCTGAAGGAGACGCTGGGGGTCATCGTCTACCAGGAGCAGGTCATGCAGATCTCGAGCGCCATCGGCGGCTACTCGCTGGGCGGAGCCGACCTGCTGCGCCGCGCCATGGGTAAGAAAGACCCGGCCGAGATGGCCAAGCAGCGCGATATCTTTATGGCCGGTGCGGCGACGGCGAAGTTCGATAAGAACCGGGCCGGACAGCTCTTCGACCTGATGGAGCAGTTCGCCGGGTATGGATTCAATAAGTCGCACTCGGCGGCTTATGCGCTGCTGGCCTACCACACGGCCTATCTGAAGACGCACTACACGGTCGAGTTCATGGCCGCGCTGCTGACAAGTGAAACCTCGAAGCCGGAGAATGTGGTCAAGTACATCTCCGAGTGCCGCGAGATCAATATTGCCGTGGTGCCGCCGGATGTGCAGGTCTCGCTGGCCAGCTTTACTCCGGCTGAAGGTGCGATTCGGTTTGGACTGGCGGCGATCAAGAACGTCGGCCATAACGCCATCGTCTCGATCATTGAGGCGCGCACGGCGTTGCAGGCTGAGGGTAAGGCCGGGTTTGCAAGCCTGTGGGAGTTCTGCGAGAAGGTGGACCTGCGGCTGCTGAACAAACGGGTGCTCGAGTCGCTCATTAAGGCCGGGGCGATGGATTCGTTTGGGCCGCGTGCGGCGGTGATGGCCGCTCTCGACAAGGCGATGGAGCAGGCGCAGAAGGCTCAAAAGGACGCGGCGGCGGGGCAGCATGGGCTGTTCGGGATCTTCGATGCTCCCGGTGATGCGGGTCCGGCGGAAGAGTTGCCCAAGGTGCCGGAGTGGGACGAGCATACGCGGTTGCAGAACGAAAAGGAGGTGCTGGGCTTCTTCGTCAGCGGCCATCCGATGGACAAGTATCGGGAGAAGCTGCGGAATATGAAGGTGCTCGACACGGCCACGGCGATCGAGATGAAGCCCGAGCCGCAGGTCTTCCGGCGCGGACGCAGTGAAGAGCCTCAGAACGAGATCCAGATTGCGGGTGTGATTACCGGGCTGAAGGTGGCTAAGTCGAAGCGCAGCGGCGAGCTATATGCGCAGGCGGTGCTCGAGGATACGGTCGGAAAGATCGAGCTGATTGCGTTTCCGCAGAGCTATGAGAAGCTGGCCGAGAAGCTGAAGATCGACGTGCCGGTGGTGGTGCGCGGTTCGCTGCGGGGTGAGGAAGATTCGGCTCCGAAGCTGGCGATTGCGGGGATTCAGGCGCTCGAGGACATCAAGCTGAAGCTGCCGGAGGCGCTGCGGATCAGGGTGCCATTGCATAGTCCGGATACGACGCTGCTGGCGCGGTTGGCGCGGCTGTTTGAGGACTCGCCGGGCGGCGGGAAGCTTCTGCTGGACTTTGAAGAGCCGGGCGAGTTCTGCGCGGTGCTGGAGCCGACGAAGGTGATGGTGGCGGCGGATCGGTTGTTTATCGACCGGGTGGAGGAGATCGTCGGGCGGGGTAGCGTGCGGGTGATCAACTAG